One genomic segment of Brassica napus cultivar Da-Ae chromosome A3, Da-Ae, whole genome shotgun sequence includes these proteins:
- the LOC106440297 gene encoding SNF1-related protein kinase regulatory subunit beta-2 isoform X2 — translation MGNVNAREEEEEANSNHHNDNDAEIRSHQAPDFTPSEQLMGGHHHQSPPHSPRATQSPLMFAPQVPVIPLQRPDEIHIPNPSWMMQSPYEEASNEQGIPTMITWCHGGKEISVEGSWDNWKSSRLQRSGKDFTIMKVLPSGVYEYRFIVDGQWMHAPELPFARDDAGNTFNLLDLQDYVPEDIQSISGFEPPQSPEASYSSLLLGAEDYSKEPPLVPPHLQMTLLNLPPANPDVPSPLPRPQHVVLNHLYMQKGKSGPSVVALGSTNRFLAKYVTVVLYKSLQR, via the exons ATGGGAAACGTGAAcgcaagagaagaagaagaagaagccaataGTAACCACCACAACGACAACGACGCTGAGATTCGCTCTCATCAAGCTCCCGACTTTACACCCTCCGAGCAGCTCATGGGTGGTCATCACCATCAATCTCCTCCTCACAGCCCTCGCGCCACTCAATCTCCTCTCATGTTCGCTCCTCAg GTTCCGGTGATTCCTCTCCAAAGACCAGACGAAATCCACATCCCTAACCCTTCCTGGATGATGCAATCGCCTTACGAAGAGGCTTCCAACGAGCAAGGCATCCCCACCATGATCACTTGGTGCCACGGTGGCAAAGAGATCTCTGTGGAAGGATCTTGGGATAATTGGAAGTCAAG TCGGTTACAGAGATCTGGAAAAGACTTTACTATAATGAAAGTACTCCCTTCAGGTGTCTATGAGTACAGGTTCATCGTCGATGGTCAGTGGATGCACGCTCCTGAGCTCCCTTTTGCTCGTGATGACGCTGGCAACACTTTCAAccttttggacctccag GACTATGTTCCTGAAGACATTCAAAGCATATCCGGGTTCGAACCTCCGCAATCTCCTGAGGCTAGTTACAGCAGCTTGCTTCTGGGAGCTGAGGATTATTCTAAAGAGCCGCCTCTGGTTCCGCCGCATTTGCAGATGACTCTGCTGAACTTGCCTCCGGCCAACCCTGACGTGCCGTCGCCGCTGCCGAGGCCTCAGCATGTGGTTCTCAATCATCTTTACatgcagaaggggaaaagcggtCCTTCTGTTGTTGCCCTTGGTTCCACTAACCGGTTTCTAGCAAAGTATGTAACCGTGGTGCTCTACAAGTCCCTCCAGAGATAA
- the LOC106440297 gene encoding SNF1-related protein kinase regulatory subunit beta-2 isoform X1, giving the protein MGNVNAREEEEEANSNHHNDNDAEIRSHQAPDFTPSEQLMGGHHHQSPPHSPRATQSPLMFAPQVPVIPLQRPDEIHIPNPSWMMQSPYEEASNEQGIPTMITWCHGGKEISVEGSWDNWKSRSRLQRSGKDFTIMKVLPSGVYEYRFIVDGQWMHAPELPFARDDAGNTFNLLDLQDYVPEDIQSISGFEPPQSPEASYSSLLLGAEDYSKEPPLVPPHLQMTLLNLPPANPDVPSPLPRPQHVVLNHLYMQKGKSGPSVVALGSTNRFLAKYVTVVLYKSLQR; this is encoded by the exons ATGGGAAACGTGAAcgcaagagaagaagaagaagaagccaataGTAACCACCACAACGACAACGACGCTGAGATTCGCTCTCATCAAGCTCCCGACTTTACACCCTCCGAGCAGCTCATGGGTGGTCATCACCATCAATCTCCTCCTCACAGCCCTCGCGCCACTCAATCTCCTCTCATGTTCGCTCCTCAg GTTCCGGTGATTCCTCTCCAAAGACCAGACGAAATCCACATCCCTAACCCTTCCTGGATGATGCAATCGCCTTACGAAGAGGCTTCCAACGAGCAAGGCATCCCCACCATGATCACTTGGTGCCACGGTGGCAAAGAGATCTCTGTGGAAGGATCTTGGGATAATTGGAAGTCAAG AAGTCGGTTACAGAGATCTGGAAAAGACTTTACTATAATGAAAGTACTCCCTTCAGGTGTCTATGAGTACAGGTTCATCGTCGATGGTCAGTGGATGCACGCTCCTGAGCTCCCTTTTGCTCGTGATGACGCTGGCAACACTTTCAAccttttggacctccag GACTATGTTCCTGAAGACATTCAAAGCATATCCGGGTTCGAACCTCCGCAATCTCCTGAGGCTAGTTACAGCAGCTTGCTTCTGGGAGCTGAGGATTATTCTAAAGAGCCGCCTCTGGTTCCGCCGCATTTGCAGATGACTCTGCTGAACTTGCCTCCGGCCAACCCTGACGTGCCGTCGCCGCTGCCGAGGCCTCAGCATGTGGTTCTCAATCATCTTTACatgcagaaggggaaaagcggtCCTTCTGTTGTTGCCCTTGGTTCCACTAACCGGTTTCTAGCAAAGTATGTAACCGTGGTGCTCTACAAGTCCCTCCAGAGATAA
- the LOC106440293 gene encoding pollen-specific leucine-rich repeat extensin-like protein 1, producing the protein MAEKGKEKVTMMKLKVDLECAKCYKKVKKVLCKFPQIRDQLFDEKSNIVIIKVVCCSPEKIMDKLCSKGGGSIKTIEIVQPPKPPQPQPQPQAQPPPQKPKDAPKAAEKPKEGEKPKQPEKPKEAEKPKEAEKPKQAEKPKEADKPAAPKPAPAPAQAQAPAPAQKQPGPPPQAMPMMSHGQPVAMCYGPYYDGFGGGPAFSGYGMPPQPQPYQSYGRPVYDSWGGGPPPSYRQCNLNRCDYFSEENPQSCSIM; encoded by the exons ATGGCCGAGAAGGGCAAGGAGAAg gtaaCTATGATGAAGTTGAAGGTGGATCTTGAGTGTGCCAAGTGTTACAAGAAGGTCAAGAAGGTTCTTTGCAAATTCCCTC AAATCAGAGACCAACTGTTTGATGAGAAGTCCAACATAGTCATCATCAAGGTGGTTTGCTGCAGCCCGGAGAAGATCATGGACAAACTCTGTTCTAAAGGTGGCGGCTCTATCAAGACCATCGAGATCGTCCAGCCACCCAAGCCGCCTCAGCCTCAGCCTCAGCCACAAGCTCAGCCTCCTCCACAAAAGCCTAAAGATGCTCCCAAAGCCGCCGAGAAGCCTAAGGAGGGCGAGAAGCCTAAGCAGCCTGAAAAGCCCAAAGAGGCTGAAAAGCCGAAGGAAGCTGAGAAGCCTAAGCAAGCAGAGAAGCCCAAAGAAGCCGACAAACCCGCAGCGCCTAAACCCGCACCAGCTCCTGCACAGGCACAGGCACCTGCTCCTGCCCAAAAGCAGCCTGGACCGCCACCACAAGCGATGCCGATGATGTCACATGGGCAACCAGTAGCGATGTGTTATGGGCCATACTATGATGGTTTTGGAGGTGGGCCAGCGTTCAGTGGATACGGAATGCCGCCGCAGCCGCAACCGTACCAGAGTTATGGCCGACCTGTGTATGACAGCTGGGGAGGAGGACCACCACCTAGTTACCGACAATGCAACCTCAACCGATGCGATTACTTCAGCGAAGAGAACCCACAAAGCTGCTCCATCATGTGA
- the LOC106440295 gene encoding uncharacterized protein LOC106440295, producing MTMMMMMSLPKMKVSSLQPHLHLSSSRLLPAAKVSPSSSISTRPSCRVQCRRLTVESNRTKLEKTQTLGLEKKQLRQALVTGVSVGLMVALVMGMDGEKALALGPEGPLMEEFWDNVRRYGLYALTVSTGALSAVFEPIFELLKNPISAVLIVIILGGSFYIVSQVVSAMVGVNEFAYDYGY from the coding sequence ATgactatgatgatgatgatgtctcTCCCCAAAATGAAAGTATCTTCTCTGCAACCTCATCTCCATCTGAGCAGTAGCAGATTATTACCAGCAGCTAAGGTGTCTCCGAGCTCAAGCATAAGCACCAGGCCATCATGCCGCGTTCAGTGCAGAAGATTAACGGTGGAAAGTAACAGAACCAAGCTTGAAAAGACACAAACTTTGGGTTTGGAGAAGAAGCAACTGAGACAAGCTTTGGTGACTGGTGTCTCGGTAGGGTTGATGGTGGCTTTGGTGATGGGAATGGACGGAGAAAAGGCGTTGGCTTTGGGACCAGAAGGTCCTTTGATGGAAGAGTTTTGGGACAACGTGAGAAGGTACGGTCTTTACGCTCTCACCGTCAGCACAGGAGCTCTCTCTGCTGTCTTTGAGCCCATTTTCGAACTCCTCAAGAACCCAATCTCCGCCGTTCTCATTGTGATCATCTTAGGTGGAAGCTTCTATATCGTCTCGCAAGTGGTCTCGGCTATGGTTGGTGTCAACGAGTTCGCTTATGATTATGGATACTAG
- the LOC106440292 gene encoding transcriptional adapter ADA2b isoform X2, giving the protein MGRSRRNFHNFEDPTLRTRKKKNAANVDTFEPSSIVQGTEGGGKYNCDYCQKDITGKIRIKCAVCPDFDLCVECMSVGAEITPHKRDHAYRVMGNLTFPLICPDWSADDEMLLLEGLEIYGMGNWAEVAEHVGTKRKQQCLDHYRNIYLDSPFFPLPDMSHVAGKSKKELQAMASSLTVEQHMKEEYPFSPPKVKVEDTQKDRGFGGKKPVTPGNNSLVELSSYNHKREEFDPEYDNDAEQLLAEMEFKQNDTPEEKKLKLRVLRIFSKRLDERKRRKEFILERNLLYPNPFEKELSQEEKEQCRRLDVFMRFHSKEEHQELLNSVVSEYRMVKRLKDLKEAQMAGCRSTAEAERYLGRKRKRESEEGMNRGKESSPVQASSSYVNDLDMIGFNESQLLSESEKRLCSEVKLVPPVYLQMQQVMSHEIFKGNVTKKSDAYSLFKIDPTKVDRVYDMLVKKGIAQL; this is encoded by the exons ATGGGTCGCTCTCGTCGCAACTTCCACAATTTCGAAGACCCTACCCTTAG AACGAGGAAAAAGAAAAACGCAGCTAATGTGGACACCTTTGAGCCTTCATCTATCG TTCAAGGTACGGAGGGAGGAGGGAAGTACAACTGCGATTACTGTCAGAAAGACATCACTGGCAAGATCAGGATCAAATGTGCTGTCTGTCCTGATTTCGATCTCTGTGTTGAATGTATGTCTGTTGGTGCTGAGATCACTCCTCACAAACGTGATCACGCCTACCGTGTTATG GGAAATCTAACTTTCCCGCTTATTTGTCCGGACTGGAGTGCTGATGATGAAATGCTTCTCTTGGAG GGACTTGAGATTTATGGGATGGGAAACTGGGCTGAGGTCGCGGAGCATGTGGGAACCAAGAGAAAACAACAGTGTCTCGACCACTACAGAAACATTTACTTGGACTCCCCCTTTTTCCCACTTCCT GATATGTCACATGTAGCAGGGAAGAGCAAAAAAGAACTTCAAGCCATGGCTTCTTCTTTGACTGTAGAGCAGCACATGAAAGAAGAGTACCCGTTTTCTCCTCCTAAAGTCAA AGTTGAAGACACACAAAAAG ACAGGGGCTTTGGAGGAAAGAAACCTGTTACCCCGGGAAACAACTCTTTGGTTGAACTGAGTAGTTACAACCACAAAAGAGAAGAGTTCGACCCTGAATATGACAATGATGCTGAGCAGCTCTTGGCTGAGATGGAGTTCAAACAGAACGATACTCCTGAAGAGAAAAAGCTGAAGCTGCGTGTCTTGCGTATCTTTTCGAAAAG GCTTGATGAGAGGAAACGTAGAAAGGAGTTCATACTTGAAAGAAACCTCTTGTACCCAAATCCCTTCGAGAAGGAGCTGTCTCAGGAGGAGAAAGAGCAGTGTCGGCGTTTAGACGTTTTCATGCGCTTTCATTCAAAAGAAGAGCATCAAGAGCTACTTAATAGTGTTGTCAGCGAGTACCGCATGGTGAAACGGCTCAAAGATCTCAAG GAAGCTCAAATGGCAGGGTGTCGTTCGACGGCTGAAGCAGAGAGGTATCTGGGGAGGAAGAGGAAGCGAGAGAGCGAAGAAGGGATGAACAGAGGGAAAGAGAGCAGTCCTGTGCAAGCATCTTCAAGCTATGTGAACGACTTGGACATGATTGGGTTCAACGAGTCGCAACTGCTGTCTGAATCC gaGAAGCGTCTTTGCAGCGAGGTCAAGTTGGTTCCACCGGTTTATCTACAGATGCAGCAAGTGATGTCACATGAGATATTCAAAGGGAATGTTACAAAGAAGTCAGATGCTTATAGCCTTTTCAAGATTGATCCGACCAAAGTAGACAGAGTTTATGATATGCTTGTGAAGAAGGGGATTGCTCAGCTTTAA
- the LOC106440292 gene encoding transcriptional adapter ADA2b isoform X1: protein MGRSRRNFHNFEDPTLRTRKKKNAANVDTFEPSSIVQGTEGGGKYNCDYCQKDITGKIRIKCAVCPDFDLCVECMSVGAEITPHKRDHAYRVMGNLTFPLICPDWSADDEMLLLEGLEIYGMGNWAEVAEHVGTKRKQQCLDHYRNIYLDSPFFPLPDMSHVAGKSKKELQAMASSLTVEQHMKEEYPFSPPKVKVEDTQKESHTDRGFGGKKPVTPGNNSLVELSSYNHKREEFDPEYDNDAEQLLAEMEFKQNDTPEEKKLKLRVLRIFSKRLDERKRRKEFILERNLLYPNPFEKELSQEEKEQCRRLDVFMRFHSKEEHQELLNSVVSEYRMVKRLKDLKEAQMAGCRSTAEAERYLGRKRKRESEEGMNRGKESSPVQASSSYVNDLDMIGFNESQLLSESEKRLCSEVKLVPPVYLQMQQVMSHEIFKGNVTKKSDAYSLFKIDPTKVDRVYDMLVKKGIAQL from the exons ATGGGTCGCTCTCGTCGCAACTTCCACAATTTCGAAGACCCTACCCTTAG AACGAGGAAAAAGAAAAACGCAGCTAATGTGGACACCTTTGAGCCTTCATCTATCG TTCAAGGTACGGAGGGAGGAGGGAAGTACAACTGCGATTACTGTCAGAAAGACATCACTGGCAAGATCAGGATCAAATGTGCTGTCTGTCCTGATTTCGATCTCTGTGTTGAATGTATGTCTGTTGGTGCTGAGATCACTCCTCACAAACGTGATCACGCCTACCGTGTTATG GGAAATCTAACTTTCCCGCTTATTTGTCCGGACTGGAGTGCTGATGATGAAATGCTTCTCTTGGAG GGACTTGAGATTTATGGGATGGGAAACTGGGCTGAGGTCGCGGAGCATGTGGGAACCAAGAGAAAACAACAGTGTCTCGACCACTACAGAAACATTTACTTGGACTCCCCCTTTTTCCCACTTCCT GATATGTCACATGTAGCAGGGAAGAGCAAAAAAGAACTTCAAGCCATGGCTTCTTCTTTGACTGTAGAGCAGCACATGAAAGAAGAGTACCCGTTTTCTCCTCCTAAAGTCAA AGTTGAAGACACACAAAAAG AGTCTCATACAGACAGGGGCTTTGGAGGAAAGAAACCTGTTACCCCGGGAAACAACTCTTTGGTTGAACTGAGTAGTTACAACCACAAAAGAGAAGAGTTCGACCCTGAATATGACAATGATGCTGAGCAGCTCTTGGCTGAGATGGAGTTCAAACAGAACGATACTCCTGAAGAGAAAAAGCTGAAGCTGCGTGTCTTGCGTATCTTTTCGAAAAG GCTTGATGAGAGGAAACGTAGAAAGGAGTTCATACTTGAAAGAAACCTCTTGTACCCAAATCCCTTCGAGAAGGAGCTGTCTCAGGAGGAGAAAGAGCAGTGTCGGCGTTTAGACGTTTTCATGCGCTTTCATTCAAAAGAAGAGCATCAAGAGCTACTTAATAGTGTTGTCAGCGAGTACCGCATGGTGAAACGGCTCAAAGATCTCAAG GAAGCTCAAATGGCAGGGTGTCGTTCGACGGCTGAAGCAGAGAGGTATCTGGGGAGGAAGAGGAAGCGAGAGAGCGAAGAAGGGATGAACAGAGGGAAAGAGAGCAGTCCTGTGCAAGCATCTTCAAGCTATGTGAACGACTTGGACATGATTGGGTTCAACGAGTCGCAACTGCTGTCTGAATCC gaGAAGCGTCTTTGCAGCGAGGTCAAGTTGGTTCCACCGGTTTATCTACAGATGCAGCAAGTGATGTCACATGAGATATTCAAAGGGAATGTTACAAAGAAGTCAGATGCTTATAGCCTTTTCAAGATTGATCCGACCAAAGTAGACAGAGTTTATGATATGCTTGTGAAGAAGGGGATTGCTCAGCTTTAA